The Halogranum gelatinilyticum genome includes a window with the following:
- a CDS encoding ABC transporter ATP-binding protein yields the protein MGDVKLEHVTKQYDDVTAVDDMNVEIHDGEFICLVGPSGCGKSTTMEMIAGLTIPSEGKVSIAGHDVTNLPPKDRGIAMVFQNIALFPHMDVYDNISFGLRLRDYDKEEIDRRVQKASDIVQLEGMLDRMPDEMSGGQRQRVAIARAIVRNPEVFLMDEPLANLDAKLRVHMRTELQRLHKELDTTIIYVTHDQAEAMTMSDRIAVIDSGQLQQIDPPLVCYNEPKNLFVAGFIGSPSMNFIEGEVTESGFTSKNFDIEFDPAQMGVNVGDEVTLGIRPEDVFPIDEGRSISHPTAEISAVSDVLEPMGDEIFIYLMLDEDADMNMTQTASNSQLLMSVDPDSDISEDEDVEVVLDRSKIHLFDTNNGDAIQHGLVKPTTPESTTQTEAESDD from the coding sequence ATGGGAGACGTAAAACTCGAACACGTAACCAAGCAGTACGACGATGTAACGGCAGTCGACGACATGAACGTCGAGATTCACGACGGCGAGTTCATCTGTCTCGTCGGACCTTCCGGCTGTGGGAAGTCCACGACGATGGAGATGATCGCGGGGCTGACCATCCCCTCCGAGGGGAAGGTCTCCATCGCCGGTCACGACGTGACCAACCTTCCGCCGAAGGACCGCGGCATCGCGATGGTCTTCCAGAACATCGCGCTGTTCCCGCACATGGACGTCTACGACAACATCAGCTTCGGGCTCCGCCTCCGCGACTACGACAAGGAGGAGATCGACCGGCGCGTCCAGAAGGCCTCGGACATCGTCCAGCTGGAAGGGATGCTCGACCGGATGCCCGACGAGATGTCCGGTGGACAGCGTCAGCGCGTCGCCATCGCCCGCGCCATCGTCCGGAACCCCGAAGTGTTCCTGATGGACGAGCCGCTGGCGAACCTCGACGCGAAGCTCCGCGTCCATATGCGGACGGAGCTTCAGCGGCTCCACAAGGAGCTGGACACGACCATCATCTACGTCACGCACGACCAGGCGGAGGCGATGACGATGAGCGACCGTATCGCCGTCATCGACTCCGGGCAGCTCCAGCAGATCGACCCGCCGCTGGTCTGCTACAACGAGCCGAAGAACCTGTTCGTCGCGGGCTTCATCGGCTCGCCGTCGATGAACTTCATCGAGGGCGAAGTCACGGAAAGCGGCTTCACCTCGAAGAACTTCGACATCGAGTTCGACCCCGCACAGATGGGTGTCAACGTCGGTGACGAAGTCACGCTCGGCATCCGGCCGGAGGACGTCTTCCCGATCGACGAAGGTCGGAGCATCTCGCACCCGACCGCCGAAATCTCGGCCGTCAGCGACGTGCTGGAGCCGATGGGTGACGAGATCTTCATCTACCTCATGCTCGACGAGGACGCCGATATGAACATGACGCAGACGGCCTCGAACAGCCAGCTGCTCATGAGCGTCGACCCCGACAGCGACATCTCGGAGGACGAAGACGTCGAGGTCGTCCTCGACCGCAGCAAGATCCACCTGTTCGACACGAACAACGGGGACGCCATCCAGCACGGTCTGGTCAAGCCGACGACACCCGAAAGCACTACCCAGACCGAAGCCGAGAGCGACGACTAG
- a CDS encoding sugar phosphate isomerase/epimerase family protein translates to MDVGVLTVPLGGESLEDALTYLSGLGVDAVELACGGFPGDAHLDREQYLGNEEAQAELQELLDEHGMRVSALATHNNPLHPDEETAAEADAELREAIQLAAELDVNTVTGFSGLPAGGPNDEVPNWITAPWPTEHAEAHDYQWEVAVDYWSEIAEFADDHGVDVAIEMHPNMLVYEPTGMAKLREATNERIGANFDPSHLYWQDIDVTKAIRFLGEQDAIHHFHAKDTKVYDANADVKGVLDTDAYTEEFDRSWLFRSVGYGHGEEHWKDVVSTLRMVGYDGALSIEHEDSLTSSREGLEKAVDLLQRAVFETTPGDAYWAE, encoded by the coding sequence ATGGACGTCGGAGTACTCACAGTCCCCCTCGGTGGGGAGTCGCTCGAAGACGCATTGACATACCTCTCCGGTCTCGGTGTCGACGCAGTCGAACTCGCCTGCGGCGGCTTCCCCGGAGATGCACATCTCGACCGCGAACAGTACCTCGGCAACGAGGAGGCCCAAGCGGAGTTACAGGAACTCCTCGACGAACACGGGATGCGAGTGAGCGCGCTCGCGACGCACAACAACCCGCTGCATCCCGACGAGGAGACGGCGGCCGAGGCCGACGCGGAGCTTCGCGAGGCAATCCAACTCGCCGCCGAACTCGACGTCAACACCGTCACCGGGTTCTCGGGGCTGCCCGCGGGCGGCCCGAACGACGAGGTGCCGAACTGGATCACCGCGCCGTGGCCCACCGAGCACGCTGAGGCGCACGACTACCAGTGGGAGGTCGCCGTCGACTACTGGTCTGAGATCGCCGAGTTCGCTGACGACCACGGTGTCGACGTCGCCATCGAGATGCACCCGAACATGCTCGTCTACGAACCGACCGGGATGGCGAAACTGCGCGAGGCGACGAACGAGCGTATCGGCGCGAACTTCGACCCCTCACATCTCTACTGGCAGGACATCGACGTGACGAAGGCCATCCGCTTCCTCGGCGAGCAGGACGCCATCCACCACTTCCACGCCAAGGACACGAAGGTCTACGACGCCAACGCCGACGTGAAGGGCGTCCTCGACACCGATGCTTACACCGAGGAGTTCGACCGCTCGTGGCTGTTCCGCTCGGTCGGCTACGGCCACGGCGAGGAACACTGGAAGGACGTCGTCTCGACGCTCCGGATGGTCGGCTACGACGGCGCGCTCAGCATCGAACACGAGGACTCGCTGACCTCCTCGCGGGAGGGTCTGGAGAAGGCGGTCGACCTGCTCCAGCGCGCAGTCTTCGAGACCACCCCCGGTGACGCCTACTGGGCGGAGTAA
- a CDS encoding extracellular solute-binding protein has product MQAAGASGVAVGLAGCISGGDGGSGSDGPIDTEAPTEDVTVRWAADTRLSDNADAVQQALYDAGLPENITVEFIAGSQVTDNRQQQYQQWLSAGREEPTLLMMDSGWTIPFIVREQLQNLSTALPDDLISTVEEEYFGASVETAKNPGSGDMFGIPLFPDFPTMQYRKDLFREAGYSDSDFETWATESMQWQEFSQAVAEVRDATDTEHGFTFQADIYEGLSCCDFNEFMTSWGGAFFGEHENLFGPVGDRPITIEEDAVLESIRMVRSFIHGSDAENTLDGYEQISPEAVLQWTEEPSRAPFMNGNVVAHRNWPYSINAAGAEDAFGEDLGVMPIPYGIPASEAQYEGTGGPVAALGGWHLTMNPSAPDLQKRAALQVFQTITQEDFQLNMFGITGWIPPRPSLLSSDEAAEVPVTGRYVEQLRVAGENAVPRPVTEVWPQQSGPVAERVNAAYAGDSSPEDAMAELASTLQEIEDNA; this is encoded by the coding sequence GTGCAAGCAGCAGGTGCATCGGGCGTGGCCGTCGGGCTCGCCGGTTGTATCAGTGGTGGTGACGGTGGCAGCGGCAGTGACGGGCCGATCGACACCGAGGCGCCCACGGAGGACGTCACGGTCCGTTGGGCCGCGGACACGCGCCTCTCCGACAACGCAGACGCAGTACAGCAGGCCCTTTACGACGCCGGGCTACCGGAGAACATCACCGTCGAGTTCATTGCTGGCTCGCAGGTGACGGACAACCGCCAGCAGCAGTACCAGCAGTGGCTCAGCGCGGGTCGCGAAGAGCCGACCCTGCTCATGATGGACAGTGGCTGGACGATTCCGTTCATCGTGCGCGAGCAGCTGCAGAACCTCTCGACGGCGCTCCCGGACGACCTCATCAGTACGGTCGAAGAGGAGTACTTCGGTGCCTCCGTCGAGACGGCGAAGAACCCGGGTTCGGGCGATATGTTCGGGATTCCGCTGTTCCCGGACTTCCCGACGATGCAGTACCGCAAGGACCTCTTCCGCGAGGCCGGCTACAGCGACTCGGACTTCGAGACGTGGGCGACAGAGTCCATGCAGTGGCAGGAGTTCTCGCAGGCGGTCGCCGAGGTTCGTGACGCGACCGACACCGAACACGGCTTCACGTTCCAGGCCGACATCTACGAGGGGCTCTCGTGCTGTGACTTCAACGAGTTCATGACCTCGTGGGGCGGCGCGTTCTTCGGCGAACACGAGAACCTGTTCGGCCCGGTCGGCGACCGCCCGATCACGATCGAGGAAGACGCCGTCCTCGAATCGATCCGGATGGTCCGCTCGTTCATCCACGGCTCGGACGCCGAGAACACGCTCGACGGCTACGAGCAGATCTCGCCCGAGGCCGTCCTGCAGTGGACCGAAGAGCCGTCGCGCGCACCGTTCATGAACGGCAACGTCGTCGCACACCGCAACTGGCCGTACTCGATCAACGCCGCCGGTGCCGAGGACGCCTTCGGCGAGGACCTCGGCGTCATGCCGATCCCGTACGGCATCCCGGCCAGCGAAGCCCAGTACGAGGGAACCGGTGGACCGGTCGCCGCCCTCGGTGGCTGGCATCTGACGATGAACCCGAGCGCGCCCGACCTGCAGAAGCGTGCCGCGCTGCAGGTCTTCCAGACCATCACGCAGGAAGACTTCCAGCTGAATATGTTCGGTATCACGGGCTGGATTCCGCCGCGTCCGTCGCTGCTCAGCTCCGACGAGGCCGCAGAGGTCCCCGTCACGGGTCGCTACGTCGAGCAGCTGCGTGTCGCCGGTGAGAACGCGGTTCCCCGGCCGGTCACCGAAGTCTGGCCGCAGCAGTCCGGTCCGGTCGCAGAGCGCGTGAACGCCGCGTACGCGGGCGACAGTTCGCCCGAGGACGCGATGGCAGAACTGGCGTCGACGCTGCAGGAAATCGAGGACAACGCCTAA
- a CDS encoding translation initiation factor eIF-2B: MIDETIEEIREMQTHSSSVVAVKATRSLSALLDRDYATVDEFERDLEHNTGALRRANPSHASLHNAMREVARSVVGRADSVESAKKIAKSTIARVVEDIETGKRKAARNLADTFVDGETFLTHDYSSTVLEGVELAASEGIHTTAYITEARPRYLGRKTARTLAEIDRVDPHLMVDGASGTYLPECDRVVIGMDCIVDDTLYNRVGTFPLIATAHRLDVPVTVAGSGAKIIEDGFAFENEYRPASEVLLEPTEGVIIENPAYDATPVDLIDEVVTDDGVREF, from the coding sequence ATGATAGACGAGACAATCGAGGAGATCCGAGAGATGCAGACGCACTCCTCGTCTGTCGTCGCGGTGAAGGCCACCCGGTCGCTGTCGGCGTTGCTCGACCGTGACTACGCCACCGTCGACGAGTTCGAGCGCGACCTCGAACACAACACGGGCGCGCTCCGTCGGGCGAACCCCTCACACGCCTCCCTGCACAACGCGATGCGGGAGGTCGCCCGCAGCGTCGTCGGCCGCGCGGACTCCGTCGAATCGGCCAAGAAGATCGCGAAGTCGACCATCGCCCGCGTCGTCGAGGACATCGAGACGGGCAAGCGCAAAGCTGCCCGTAACCTCGCGGACACCTTCGTCGACGGCGAGACCTTCCTCACGCACGATTACTCCTCGACCGTGCTGGAGGGGGTCGAACTCGCCGCGAGCGAGGGCATCCACACGACCGCCTACATCACCGAGGCCCGGCCGCGCTACCTCGGCCGGAAGACCGCCCGCACGCTCGCCGAGATCGACCGCGTCGACCCGCATCTGATGGTCGACGGTGCCTCGGGCACGTATCTGCCCGAATGCGACCGCGTCGTCATCGGCATGGACTGCATCGTCGATGACACCCTCTACAACCGCGTCGGCACCTTCCCGCTCATCGCCACCGCCCACCGCCTCGACGTCCCCGTCACCGTCGCCGGAAGCGGCGCGAAGATTATCGAGGACGGCTTCGCCTTCGAGAACGAGTACCGCCCGGCCAGCGAGGTGCTTCTCGAACCGACCGAGGGTGTCATCATCGAGAACCCCGCCTACGACGCGACCCCGGTCGACCTCATCGACGAGGTCGTCACCGACGACGGCGTCCGCGAGTTCTGA
- a CDS encoding CNNM domain-containing protein: MQIAELSLRLVAGLALILANGFFVAIEFALTRVRQYSEDEFDTPGLRRAWEMTDDLEIYLTSCQVGITASSIAVGIVAEPALAALFEPYLTNPALTSIGAGGILAFIIINLVHLTHGEQTPTYLGVERTKFVCKYGATPLYWFAKLISPIISIGDTVAKWTLKLFGVEMTGAWLEAEQDAIESRADLHKRLGSVLDEGELPEERRQEVMNALRVGDQSVESVMVDRDDIVALSTENSPEENLEVVSETPHTRFPLVGEGFEDFRGIVYMPAVFNHFEAFSNGEIDVEELAAPPMTLAANTSVSDAIDQFQAESQELALVMRDGEVVGLLTATDAFESVMGELDDPLDEAADDERPQRGGGAPSGASPT; encoded by the coding sequence ATGCAAATCGCAGAGCTGTCGCTACGTCTCGTCGCCGGGCTCGCGCTCATCCTGGCGAACGGGTTCTTCGTCGCCATCGAGTTCGCGTTGACACGGGTCCGACAGTACTCCGAAGACGAGTTCGACACGCCGGGGCTGCGTCGGGCGTGGGAGATGACCGACGACCTCGAGATCTATCTGACGAGCTGCCAGGTCGGGATTACGGCGTCGTCCATCGCGGTCGGTATCGTCGCCGAGCCCGCGCTGGCCGCGCTGTTCGAGCCGTATCTGACGAACCCGGCACTCACCTCCATCGGGGCCGGGGGGATTCTCGCCTTCATCATCATCAACCTCGTACACCTGACCCACGGCGAGCAGACGCCGACCTACCTCGGCGTCGAGCGGACCAAGTTCGTCTGTAAGTACGGGGCCACCCCGCTCTACTGGTTCGCGAAGCTCATCTCGCCCATCATCTCCATCGGCGACACCGTCGCCAAGTGGACGCTGAAGCTGTTCGGCGTGGAGATGACCGGCGCGTGGCTGGAGGCCGAACAGGACGCCATCGAGTCCCGCGCGGACCTTCACAAGCGACTCGGCTCCGTGCTCGACGAGGGTGAACTGCCCGAAGAACGTCGTCAGGAGGTCATGAACGCGCTGCGCGTCGGCGACCAGTCCGTCGAGAGCGTGATGGTCGACCGCGACGACATCGTCGCGCTGTCGACGGAGAACAGCCCCGAAGAAAACCTCGAGGTCGTCTCCGAGACCCCTCACACCCGCTTCCCTCTCGTCGGCGAGGGCTTCGAGGACTTCCGCGGTATCGTCTATATGCCCGCGGTGTTCAACCACTTTGAGGCGTTCTCGAACGGCGAGATCGACGTCGAGGAGTTGGCCGCGCCGCCGATGACGCTCGCGGCGAACACGAGCGTCAGCGACGCTATCGACCAGTTCCAGGCCGAGAGTCAGGAACTCGCGCTCGTGATGCGCGACGGCGAGGTCGTCGGTCTCCTGACCGCGACCGACGCCTTCGAGTCGGTGATGGGCGAACTGGACGACCCGCTCGACGAGGCGGCCGACGATGAGCGGCCGCAGCGAGGCGGCGGCGCGCCGAGCGGTGCGTCGCCGACCTGA
- a CDS encoding carbohydrate ABC transporter permease, with product MAADSGQGTSIGEDRPLKRGAFGRWVDRSIQNPERVYRAMFYVATVFFLFTTLFPFYWLLALALTPQSMLSNVGLLPNGFNPMSFVTVFERVPFHVFMFNSFVLGVLTTVIVLVLASLAGYVFGRLRFPGKAPLMLGILAISYFPPAAFLIPLFELFTGSLQVAIPGTGLFINSPDIFNTPWSMVVPFSALFMPLSIFILTTFYGQIPDGLEDAARVEGTTRLGALFRVIIPLSAPGVATAGVLTFISVYNEFFFSFLMNNGEAGNWAPIVAGILGLQGQFDTPYHLMAAASIMGVLPVAILVIIAQEKIVSGLTAGALKE from the coding sequence ATGGCAGCCGACTCCGGACAGGGAACCTCCATCGGCGAGGACCGCCCGCTCAAACGCGGCGCGTTCGGCCGCTGGGTCGACCGCTCCATCCAGAACCCCGAACGGGTCTACCGCGCGATGTTCTACGTCGCGACGGTGTTCTTCCTGTTCACCACGCTGTTCCCGTTCTACTGGCTGTTAGCGCTCGCGCTGACGCCACAGAGTATGCTGTCGAACGTCGGACTCCTCCCGAACGGCTTCAACCCGATGTCGTTCGTGACGGTGTTCGAACGCGTCCCGTTCCACGTGTTCATGTTCAACAGCTTCGTGCTCGGTGTCCTGACGACGGTCATCGTGCTCGTCTTGGCGAGTCTCGCCGGGTACGTCTTCGGTCGCCTCCGGTTCCCCGGAAAGGCACCGTTGATGCTCGGTATCCTGGCCATCTCGTACTTCCCGCCAGCGGCGTTCCTCATCCCGCTGTTCGAACTGTTCACGGGGTCGCTGCAAGTCGCGATTCCCGGGACCGGCCTGTTCATCAACAGTCCGGACATCTTCAACACGCCGTGGTCGATGGTGGTTCCGTTCAGCGCGCTGTTCATGCCGCTGTCCATCTTCATCCTCACGACGTTCTACGGGCAGATCCCCGACGGGCTGGAGGACGCCGCCCGTGTCGAGGGGACGACTCGACTCGGCGCGCTGTTCCGGGTCATCATCCCGCTGTCGGCACCCGGTGTCGCCACCGCGGGCGTCCTGACGTTCATCAGCGTCTACAACGAGTTCTTCTTCTCGTTCCTGATGAACAACGGCGAAGCGGGCAACTGGGCCCCCATCGTGGCCGGCATCCTCGGCCTGCAGGGGCAGTTCGACACGCCGTACCATCTGATGGCCGCCGCAAGCATCATGGGGGTGCTGCCGGTCGCCATCCTCGTCATCATCGCACAGGAGAAGATTGTCAGCGGGCTCACCGCAGGAGCACTCAAGGAGTAA
- a CDS encoding Gfo/Idh/MocA family protein, protein MTDEPLDVGVLGYRFMGKAHSNALARLPMFFDDAPDVNRHTLVGRDEEALAEAAEQFGFEHTSTDWEAVVDEVDVFYNLGPNHVHAEPSIAALEAGTPVFCEKPLAPTLDEAEEMRDAAADAGVVAGCAFNYRFVPAIRYARNLIADGKLGEIHQVRGRYLQDWLVDPEAPWSWRNDEEMAGSGALGDLGAHTIDLARFLVGDEVGEIDRISGQLQTFVEERPVAGSDETRPVTVDDAYTAQAEYESGAIGTFEASRVTDGHKNDHTIQIHGSEGSLKFSLERLNELEYKGADHRGYETILVTDESDPYLEHWWPPGHVIGWEHTFVHENYEFLSAVRDDAEFHPSFEDGYEVQRVLDAIERSDETGEWVSLT, encoded by the coding sequence ATGACGGACGAACCACTCGACGTCGGCGTCCTGGGCTATCGGTTCATGGGCAAGGCGCACTCGAACGCGCTGGCCCGCTTGCCGATGTTCTTCGACGACGCGCCCGACGTGAACCGCCACACGCTCGTCGGCCGCGACGAGGAGGCACTCGCGGAGGCGGCCGAGCAGTTCGGCTTCGAACACACCTCCACGGACTGGGAAGCCGTCGTCGACGAGGTCGACGTCTTCTACAACCTCGGCCCGAACCACGTCCACGCCGAGCCGTCGATTGCGGCACTCGAAGCCGGGACGCCGGTCTTCTGTGAGAAGCCGCTCGCACCCACCCTGGACGAGGCCGAAGAGATGCGCGACGCCGCGGCCGACGCGGGCGTCGTCGCGGGCTGTGCGTTCAACTACCGCTTCGTCCCGGCCATCCGCTACGCGCGGAACCTCATCGCCGACGGCAAGCTCGGCGAGATTCACCAGGTTCGCGGCCGCTATCTCCAGGACTGGCTCGTCGACCCCGAGGCTCCGTGGTCGTGGCGCAACGACGAGGAGATGGCAGGAAGCGGCGCGCTCGGCGACCTCGGTGCCCACACCATCGACCTCGCGCGCTTCCTCGTCGGCGACGAAGTCGGCGAAATCGACCGAATCTCGGGACAACTTCAAACGTTCGTCGAGGAGCGCCCCGTCGCCGGGAGCGACGAGACCCGGCCGGTCACCGTCGACGACGCCTACACCGCACAGGCGGAGTACGAGTCCGGTGCCATCGGGACGTTCGAGGCCTCTCGCGTGACGGACGGCCACAAGAACGACCACACCATCCAGATTCACGGCTCGGAGGGCAGTTTGAAGTTCTCGCTCGAACGGCTGAACGAACTGGAGTACAAGGGTGCGGACCACCGCGGCTACGAGACCATCCTCGTCACCGACGAGTCCGACCCGTATCTGGAGCACTGGTGGCCGCCGGGCCACGTCATCGGCTGGGAACACACCTTCGTCCACGAGAACTACGAGTTCCTCTCGGCCGTCCGCGACGATGCGGAGTTCCATCCGTCGTTCGAGGACGGCTACGAGGTCCAGCGCGTGCTGGACGCCATCGAGCGAAGTGACGAGACTGGTGAGTGGGTCTCGCTGACGTAG
- a CDS encoding carbohydrate ABC transporter permease, with protein MESLSETQFAYFLLTPAILLLLVIAVYPLLSTFRMSLFADALSGAAPLGEFVGITNYVELITNQKSYALPAPFLPTSLSVEGLMSSALGVTLVFTLVSVFFETIIGFVQALILDQDFRGRRWVRVAIIIPWAVPIVIQGMIFYLLFQPGIGFLVGTSQNPSILNSLGIIGTTPLVNTIDSTLIITVADVWKTTAFMALLILAGLQSIDRSLYDVARVSGASKLQQFKMITLPLILPTILVAMLFRTIAAMRVYGIIETTTGCQTVPSLSCLVVSSFSQRAWGTAATVAFVTAAIIGIVVSVYIVKFADAEGGGF; from the coding sequence ATGGAGAGCCTCAGCGAGACGCAGTTCGCGTACTTCCTCCTGACGCCGGCGATTCTCCTGCTGCTGGTTATCGCGGTGTATCCGCTGCTGTCGACATTCCGGATGTCGCTCTTCGCGGACGCACTCAGCGGTGCCGCACCACTCGGGGAGTTCGTCGGGATCACGAACTACGTCGAACTGATCACTAACCAAAAGTCGTACGCGCTACCCGCGCCGTTCCTCCCGACGTCGCTGAGCGTCGAAGGGCTCATGTCCAGTGCGCTGGGCGTGACCCTCGTGTTCACCCTCGTGAGCGTCTTCTTCGAGACCATCATCGGTTTCGTGCAGGCGCTCATCCTCGACCAGGACTTCCGTGGACGGCGCTGGGTCCGCGTCGCCATCATCATCCCGTGGGCCGTTCCCATCGTCATCCAGGGGATGATCTTCTACCTGCTGTTCCAGCCGGGGATCGGGTTCCTCGTGGGGACCTCGCAGAACCCCTCGATCCTGAACTCGCTGGGCATCATCGGCACGACGCCGCTCGTCAACACCATCGACTCGACGCTCATCATCACGGTGGCCGACGTCTGGAAGACGACGGCGTTCATGGCACTGCTCATCCTCGCCGGACTGCAGAGCATCGACCGCTCGCTCTACGACGTCGCACGGGTGTCCGGCGCGTCGAAGCTCCAGCAGTTCAAGATGATCACGCTGCCGCTCATCCTGCCGACCATCCTCGTCGCGATGCTGTTCCGCACCATCGCCGCGATGCGTGTCTACGGCATCATCGAGACGACGACCGGCTGTCAGACGGTTCCGTCGCTGTCGTGTCTCGTCGTCTCGAGTTTCAGTCAGCGCGCGTGGGGGACGGCCGCGACCGTCGCCTTCGTGACGGCCGCCATCATCGGCATCGTCGTCTCGGTCTACATCGTCAAGTTCGCCGACGCTGAAGGGGGTGGCTTCTGA
- a CDS encoding Gfo/Idh/MocA family protein — protein sequence MSNDRPPRIGIVGLGNIGHHHATQLENLDADLVGGVDIAEEARERFTEEFDALAYESDEELYEVVDAVIITTPNRFHEEYAISALEAGVDVLLEKPLAHSLESAERIAAAAEEAEGFCMVGFNNRFANPVEVLKHYQDEGRFGDVTHVEANYVRRRGVPGRGSWFTNKEISGGGALIDIGVHAIDLALYFLDFPEIVEVSGVTRSQFGGRDDYAFVEMWGEDTGPEGFDVDDSASAFLRTADGTTVSLEVAWAVNRPTNDEFLIQGTEAGANFDRAAQELTLYESGQGGANHLTDTTVDTRSVTTHAEEQKLFVQAVEDGEAPDRNTVEQGLAVQRVIDAIYESSETGRAVRLDE from the coding sequence ATGAGCAACGACCGTCCCCCACGCATCGGAATCGTCGGGCTTGGGAACATCGGCCACCACCACGCCACCCAGCTCGAGAACCTCGACGCCGACCTCGTCGGCGGCGTCGACATCGCCGAAGAGGCCCGCGAGCGGTTCACCGAGGAGTTCGACGCACTCGCCTACGAGAGCGACGAGGAGCTGTACGAGGTCGTCGACGCCGTCATCATCACGACCCCGAACCGGTTCCACGAGGAGTACGCGATCTCCGCGCTGGAAGCTGGCGTCGACGTCCTCCTGGAGAAGCCGCTGGCACACAGCCTCGAAAGCGCCGAACGCATCGCCGCCGCGGCCGAGGAGGCCGAGGGCTTCTGTATGGTCGGCTTCAACAACCGCTTTGCCAACCCCGTCGAAGTCCTCAAGCACTACCAGGACGAGGGCCGCTTCGGCGACGTGACCCACGTCGAGGCGAACTACGTCCGTCGCCGCGGCGTCCCCGGCCGCGGCTCGTGGTTCACGAACAAGGAGATCTCCGGCGGCGGTGCCCTCATCGACATCGGCGTCCACGCCATCGACCTCGCGCTCTACTTCCTCGACTTCCCCGAGATCGTCGAGGTCTCGGGCGTCACCCGCTCGCAGTTCGGCGGCCGTGACGACTACGCCTTCGTCGAGATGTGGGGCGAAGACACCGGCCCGGAGGGCTTCGACGTCGACGACTCCGCGAGCGCGTTCCTCCGCACCGCCGACGGCACGACCGTCTCGCTCGAAGTCGCGTGGGCCGTCAACCGCCCCACAAACGACGAGTTCCTCATCCAGGGCACCGAGGCTGGCGCGAACTTCGACCGCGCGGCCCAGGAACTCACCCTCTACGAGTCCGGACAGGGCGGTGCGAACCATCTCACCGATACGACCGTCGACACGCGGTCGGTGACGACCCACGCGGAGGAACAGAAGCTGTTCGTCCAGGCCGTCGAAGACGGTGAGGCACCCGACCGCAACACCGTCGAGCAGGGGCTGGCGGTCCAACGCGTCATCGACGCCATCTACGAGTCCTCGGAGACCGGCCGCGCCGTCCGTCTGGACGAGTAG